The following are from one region of the Bradyrhizobium septentrionale genome:
- a CDS encoding DMT family transporter translates to MDTTQRDRTVGFLCLVITAFGWALNWPLMKLLLQQWPPLFARGLAGTCAAVILGTLALARGQSLAVPREAIPRLLFASFTNVFAWMGFGTIAMKFVTVGEGALLAYTMPIWAMLFAWPVLHSRPTLRDLAALVLGVAGVALLLGGNGFAFSAGKLIGIALALACAILFALGNVLNRKPLPMPPLAVVAWQVGIGCLVMLLLGILFEHPNYAAITPVGLGCFAYMTLMPMGICYLTWFETLRRLPPTSASTGMLLVPVIGVVSAAIILGEPLGLREIGAMALTLGGVTLALQRA, encoded by the coding sequence ATGGATACGACTCAACGCGATAGAACAGTCGGTTTTCTCTGCCTGGTCATCACGGCGTTCGGCTGGGCCCTGAACTGGCCGCTGATGAAGCTGTTGCTGCAGCAATGGCCGCCGCTGTTCGCCCGCGGGCTCGCCGGCACCTGCGCCGCCGTGATCCTGGGCACGCTGGCGCTGGCCCGCGGCCAGTCGCTGGCCGTGCCGCGCGAGGCGATCCCGCGGCTGTTGTTCGCCTCCTTCACCAATGTCTTTGCCTGGATGGGCTTTGGCACCATCGCGATGAAATTCGTCACCGTCGGCGAGGGCGCGCTGCTGGCCTACACGATGCCGATCTGGGCGATGCTGTTCGCCTGGCCGGTGCTGCACAGCCGCCCGACCTTGCGGGATCTCGCCGCGCTGGTGCTCGGCGTCGCCGGCGTTGCACTGCTGCTCGGCGGCAATGGCTTTGCCTTCAGCGCCGGCAAGCTCATCGGAATTGCGCTGGCGCTCGCCTGCGCCATCCTGTTCGCGCTCGGCAATGTGCTGAACCGCAAGCCGCTGCCGATGCCGCCGCTCGCGGTGGTGGCCTGGCAGGTCGGCATCGGCTGTCTCGTCATGCTGCTGCTCGGCATTCTCTTCGAGCACCCGAACTATGCCGCGATCACGCCGGTCGGCCTCGGCTGCTTTGCCTATATGACGCTGATGCCGATGGGCATCTGCTACCTCACGTGGTTCGAGACGCTGCGCCGCCTGCCGCCGACGTCGGCGTCGACCGGCATGCTGCTGGTACCTGTCATCGGCGTGGTCTCGGCCGCGATCATCCTCGGCGAGCCGCTTGGCCTGCGCGAGATCGGCGCCATGGCGCTGACGCTCGGCGGGGTAACGCTGGCGCTGCAGCGGGCCTGA
- the crcB gene encoding fluoride efflux transporter CrcB, translated as MNVQLLAAVAIGGSLGSVARYLVAIGAGRLVGTEFPWGTLAINIVGSFLIGVFAESFALSWNVSQATRVFLTVGICGGFTTFSTFSLDAIVLMQRGELWSAGAYIAASVALSILALFGGLLLVRALAA; from the coding sequence TTGAACGTTCAATTGTTGGCGGCGGTCGCGATCGGCGGCTCGCTGGGGTCGGTCGCGCGCTATCTGGTGGCGATCGGCGCGGGACGCCTGGTCGGCACGGAATTTCCCTGGGGCACGCTGGCGATCAATATCGTGGGCTCGTTCCTGATCGGCGTCTTCGCGGAGTCCTTCGCGTTGAGCTGGAATGTCAGCCAGGCGACGCGGGTGTTTCTCACCGTCGGCATCTGCGGCGGCTTCACCACCTTCTCGACCTTCTCGCTCGATGCCATCGTGCTGATGCAGCGGGGCGAGTTATGGTCGGCCGGGGCCTACATCGCAGCCTCCGTCGCGCTCTCGATCCTCGCGCTGTTCGGCGGCCTGCTGCTGGTCAGGGCGCTCGCGGCCTAA
- a CDS encoding transglutaminase-like domain-containing protein, with the protein MTEHLPDTISRLYTDPGEYVDSDHPAVAAFARAAVPADASARDRASRLYTAVRDGIRYNPYVSMRSPESFRASSVLAAGNGYCVGKAALYAAACRVHGIPARVGFADVRNHLTTEKLRQSMGSDLFTWHGFTEVFVDGAWRKATPTFNDTLCAKLGVKPLDFDGHSDALLHPFDGAGRAYMQYVNDHGTYHDVPAKFLMREMARDYANMQGEDMSGRDMEREAAEQ; encoded by the coding sequence ATGACCGAGCATCTTCCCGATACGATCAGCCGCCTCTACACTGACCCAGGCGAATATGTCGACAGCGACCATCCCGCCGTCGCAGCGTTCGCCCGCGCCGCCGTGCCGGCCGACGCCAGCGCGCGCGACAGAGCGAGCCGGCTCTACACCGCGGTGCGCGACGGCATCCGCTACAATCCCTACGTCAGCATGCGCTCGCCGGAGAGCTTCCGCGCCTCCAGCGTGCTCGCTGCCGGCAACGGCTATTGCGTCGGCAAGGCGGCGCTCTATGCGGCGGCCTGCCGGGTCCACGGCATCCCGGCCCGGGTCGGCTTCGCCGACGTCCGCAACCACCTGACCACCGAGAAGCTGCGCCAGAGCATGGGCTCGGACCTGTTCACCTGGCACGGCTTCACCGAAGTGTTCGTCGACGGCGCCTGGCGCAAGGCGACCCCGACCTTCAATGACACGCTGTGCGCCAAGCTCGGCGTCAAGCCGCTCGATTTCGACGGCCATTCCGATGCGCTGCTGCATCCCTTCGACGGCGCCGGGCGCGCCTACATGCAGTATGTCAACGACCACGGCACCTATCACGACGTCCCCGCCAAGTTCCTGATGCGCGAGATGGCGCGCGACTACGCCAACATGCAGGGCGAGGACATGTCCGGCCGCGACATGGAACGGGAAGCCGCCGAGCAGTGA